One part of the Arabidopsis thaliana chromosome 1 sequence genome encodes these proteins:
- the SEC1A gene encoding secretory 1A, with the protein MSFSDSESSSHGGGGGDYKFFRQISRDRLLHEMLGSTKTGDSKAWKILIMDRVTVKVMSQSCKMADITDQGISLVEELFKRREPMPGMDAIYFIQPSKENIVMFLSDMSGREPLYRKAFIFFSSTIPKELVNHIKSDSSVLPRIGALREMNMEYFPIDNQGFLTDHEQALETLYAEDAENSRHFHICLNIMATRIATVFASLKELPFVRYRAAKSTASRDLVPSKLAAAIWDCISKYKAIPNFPQTETCELLIVDRSVDQIAPIIHEWTYDAMCHDLLDMEGNKHVIEVPSKTGGPPEKKEIVLEDHDPVWLELRHTHIADASERLHEKMTNFASKNKAAQMRSRDGSELSTRDLQKIVQALPQYGEQVDKLSTHVELAGKINRIIRDTGLRDLGQLEQDLVFGDAGAKDVINFLRTNQDTNPENKLRLLMIYATVYPEKFEGDKGVKLMQLARLSPVDMKVISNMQLIAGSPENKAKSGSFSLKFDAGKTKQANRKDRSGEEETWQLFRFYPMIEELLEKLVKGDLSKSDYLCMNQSSHKEESEARTGSVRKSSAPTAVPERKATPHSMRSRRTATWARPHSSDDGYSRHSILHNDFLFFGPFERSLDFF; encoded by the exons ATGTCGTTCTCCGATTCAGAGTCATCCTCTcacggaggaggaggaggagattaCAAGTTCTTTCGTCAGATCAGCCGCGATC GATTGCTCCACGAGATGCTTGGATCTACCAAAACCGGGGATTCTAAAGCTTGGAag ATACTAATAATGGATAGAGTTACGGTCAAAGTAATGTCTCAGTCTTGCAAGATGGCTGATATCACTGATCAAGGCATTTCCT TGGTAGAAGAACTTTTTAAGAGAAGGGAACCAATGCCTGGCATGGACGCTATCTACTTTATCCAACCTTCCAAAGAGAA CATTGTCATGTTTCTATCCGACATGTCTGGCCGGGAACCCTTGTACAGGAA ggcatttatctttttcagttCCACTATCCCCAAAGAATTGGTCAATCACATCAAAAGTGATTCTAGCGTTTTACCACGCATTGGTGCTTTACGCGag ATGAACATGGAGTATTTCCCCATAGATAATCAG GGATTTCTAACTGATCATGAGCAAGCATTGGAAACGCTCTATGCTGAAGATGCTGAGAATTCACGCCactttcatatttgtttgaatattATGGCTACTAGAATTGCTACCGTATTTGCTTCCCTCAAG GAACTACCCTTTGTTCGGTATCGAGCTGCTAAGTCCACTGCTTCGAGGGACTTGGTTCCATCAAAGCTTGCTGCTGCAATTTGGGACTGTATCTCAAAATATAAAGCCATTCCCAACTTCCCCCAGACCGAAACATGTGAGCTGCTCATTGTGGATAGATCAGTGGATCAG ATCGCTCCTATCATACACGAATGGACCTATGATGCTATGTGCCATGATTTGCTTGACATGGAGGGGAATAAACATGTCATTGAG GTTCCCAGTAAAACTGGTGGGCCTCCGGAGAAAAAGGAGATAGTGCTTGAAGATCATGATCCAGTGTGGCTTGAGCTTCGACACACACATATAGCAGAT GCTAGCGAGCGTTTGCATGAGAAAATGACCAACTTTGCTTCAAAAAACAAAGCCGCACAAATGAGATCAAG GGACGGTAGCGAGTTGTCTACACGAGATCTACAGAAAATAGTTCAGGCTTTGCCGCAATATGGAGAACAAGTTGACAAACTCTCCACTCATGTAGAG CTAGCTGgaaaaattaatagaataaTCAGAGACACAGGACTTCGGGATCTTGGGCAGCTGGAACAAGATCTTGTTTTTGGAGATGCAGGTGCCAAGGACGTTATCAACTTTCTGAGGACGAATCAG GACACAAACCCGGAAAACAAATTACGGCTTTTGATGATTTATGCAACAGTGTACCCCGAGAAGTTTGAAGGTGACAAGGGTGTGAAGCTAATGCAG CTTGCTAGATTATCACCTGTGGATATGAAGGTTATAAGCAACATGCAATTGATAGCTGGATCCCCAGAAAACAAAGCTAAGTCCGGTAGTTTCTCCCTCAAATTTGACGCTGGAAAG ACAAAACAAGCAAACAGGAAAGATCGAtctggtgaagaagaaacatggcAACTGTTCCGGTTTTATCCCATGATCGAG GAGCTGCTTGAGAAACTCGTGAAAGGCGATCTATCTAAAAGCGACTATCTATGTATGAACCAATCAAGTCATAAGGAGGAGAGTGAAGCAAGAACAGGATCTGTCAGGAAGAGTTCTGCTCCTACAGCGGTTCCAGAGAGAAAAGCCACCCCTCATTCTATGAGATCAAGACGAACTGCAACTTGGGCGCGTCCTCATTCTTCTGACGATGGATATTCCAGGCATTCTATTTTACATaatgatttcttattttttggtcCATTTGAGAGGAGCTTGGATTTTTTCTAA
- the SEC1A gene encoding secretory 1A (secretory 1A (SEC1A); FUNCTIONS IN: protein transporter activity; INVOLVED IN: protein secretion, vesicle-mediated transport, vesicle docking involved in exocytosis; LOCATED IN: cellular_component unknown; CONTAINS InterPro DOMAIN/s: Sec1-like protein (InterPro:IPR001619); BEST Arabidopsis thaliana protein match is: Sec1/munc18-like (SM) proteins superfamily (TAIR:AT1G12360.1); Has 1717 Blast hits to 1698 proteins in 226 species: Archae - 0; Bacteria - 0; Metazoa - 705; Fungi - 477; Plants - 219; Viruses - 0; Other Eukaryotes - 316 (source: NCBI BLink).), with protein MSFSDSESSSHGGGGGDYKFFRQISRDRLLHEMLGSTKTGDSKAWKILIMDRVTVKVMSQSCKMADITDQGISLVEELFKRREPMPGMDAIYFIQPSKENIVMFLSDMSGREPLYRKAFIFFSSTIPKELVNHIKSDSSVLPRIGALREMNMEYFPIDNQGFLTDHEQALETLYAEDAENSRHFHICLNIMATRIATVFASLKELPFVRYRAAKSTASRDLVPSKLAAAIWDCISKYKAIPNFPQTETCELLIVDRSVDQIAPIIHEWTYDAMCHDLLDMEGNKHVIEVPSKTGGPPEKKEIVLEDHDPVWLELRHTHIADASERLHEKMTNFASKNKAAQMRSRDGSELSTRDLQKIVQALPQYGEQVDKLSTHVELAGKINRIIRDTGLRDLGQLEQDLVFGDAGAKDVINFLRTNQDTNPENKLRLLMIYATVYPEKFEGDKGVKLMQLARLSPVDMKVISNMQLIAGSPENKAKSGSFSLKFDAGKTKQANRKDRSGEEETWQLFRFYPMIEELLEKLVKGDLSKSDYLCMNQSSHKEESEARTGSVRKSSAPTAVPERKATPHSMRSRRTATWARPHSSDDGYSSDSVLKSASTEFKKLGQRIFVFIIGGATRSELRVCHKLTSSLRREVVLGSTSFDDPPQYITKLKLLSEKDIQGAPAQPFKPQYW; from the exons ATGTCGTTCTCCGATTCAGAGTCATCCTCTcacggaggaggaggaggagattaCAAGTTCTTTCGTCAGATCAGCCGCGATC GATTGCTCCACGAGATGCTTGGATCTACCAAAACCGGGGATTCTAAAGCTTGGAag ATACTAATAATGGATAGAGTTACGGTCAAAGTAATGTCTCAGTCTTGCAAGATGGCTGATATCACTGATCAAGGCATTTCCT TGGTAGAAGAACTTTTTAAGAGAAGGGAACCAATGCCTGGCATGGACGCTATCTACTTTATCCAACCTTCCAAAGAGAA CATTGTCATGTTTCTATCCGACATGTCTGGCCGGGAACCCTTGTACAGGAA ggcatttatctttttcagttCCACTATCCCCAAAGAATTGGTCAATCACATCAAAAGTGATTCTAGCGTTTTACCACGCATTGGTGCTTTACGCGag ATGAACATGGAGTATTTCCCCATAGATAATCAG GGATTTCTAACTGATCATGAGCAAGCATTGGAAACGCTCTATGCTGAAGATGCTGAGAATTCACGCCactttcatatttgtttgaatattATGGCTACTAGAATTGCTACCGTATTTGCTTCCCTCAAG GAACTACCCTTTGTTCGGTATCGAGCTGCTAAGTCCACTGCTTCGAGGGACTTGGTTCCATCAAAGCTTGCTGCTGCAATTTGGGACTGTATCTCAAAATATAAAGCCATTCCCAACTTCCCCCAGACCGAAACATGTGAGCTGCTCATTGTGGATAGATCAGTGGATCAG ATCGCTCCTATCATACACGAATGGACCTATGATGCTATGTGCCATGATTTGCTTGACATGGAGGGGAATAAACATGTCATTGAG GTTCCCAGTAAAACTGGTGGGCCTCCGGAGAAAAAGGAGATAGTGCTTGAAGATCATGATCCAGTGTGGCTTGAGCTTCGACACACACATATAGCAGAT GCTAGCGAGCGTTTGCATGAGAAAATGACCAACTTTGCTTCAAAAAACAAAGCCGCACAAATGAGATCAAG GGACGGTAGCGAGTTGTCTACACGAGATCTACAGAAAATAGTTCAGGCTTTGCCGCAATATGGAGAACAAGTTGACAAACTCTCCACTCATGTAGAG CTAGCTGgaaaaattaatagaataaTCAGAGACACAGGACTTCGGGATCTTGGGCAGCTGGAACAAGATCTTGTTTTTGGAGATGCAGGTGCCAAGGACGTTATCAACTTTCTGAGGACGAATCAG GACACAAACCCGGAAAACAAATTACGGCTTTTGATGATTTATGCAACAGTGTACCCCGAGAAGTTTGAAGGTGACAAGGGTGTGAAGCTAATGCAG CTTGCTAGATTATCACCTGTGGATATGAAGGTTATAAGCAACATGCAATTGATAGCTGGATCCCCAGAAAACAAAGCTAAGTCCGGTAGTTTCTCCCTCAAATTTGACGCTGGAAAG ACAAAACAAGCAAACAGGAAAGATCGAtctggtgaagaagaaacatggcAACTGTTCCGGTTTTATCCCATGATCGAG GAGCTGCTTGAGAAACTCGTGAAAGGCGATCTATCTAAAAGCGACTATCTATGTATGAACCAATCAAGTCATAAGGAGGAGAGTGAAGCAAGAACAGGATCTGTCAGGAAGAGTTCTGCTCCTACAGCGGTTCCAGAGAGAAAAGCCACCCCTCATTCTATGAGATCAAGACGAACTGCAACTTGGGCGCGTCCTCATTCTTCTGACGATGGATATTCCAG TGACTCAGTGTTGAAAAGTGCTTCTACGGAGTTCAAGAAGCTGGGGCAACGCATCTTTGTATTCATAATTGGTGGGGCAACTCGATCCGAG CTCCGAGTTTGCCACAAGTTGACAAGCAGTTTGAGGAGAGAAGTGGTACTAGGCTCCACTAGTTTCGATGATCCCCCACAGTACATCACG AAGCTGAAATTGCTGTCGGAAAAAGACATACAAGGGGCTCCTGCTCAGCCCTTCAAACCACAATACTGGTGA
- the SEC1A gene encoding secretory 1A, whose amino-acid sequence MSFSDSESSSHGGGGGDYKFFRQISRDRLLHEMLGSTKTGDSKAWKILIMDRVTVKVMSQSCKMADITDQGISLVEELFKRREPMPGMDAIYFIQPSKENIVMFLSDMSGREPLYRKAFIFFSSTIPKELVNHIKSDSSVLPRIGALREVFLFYAIIPSLFTYSFIAFWFLNFLLLSIQMNMEYFPIDNQGFLTDHEQALETLYAEDAENSRHFHICLNIMATRIATVFASLKELPFVRYRAAKSTASRDLVPSKLAAAIWDCISKYKAIPNFPQTETCELLIVDRSVDQIAPIIHEWTYDAMCHDLLDMEGNKHVIEVPSKTGGPPEKKEIVLEDHDPVWLELRHTHIADASERLHEKMTNFASKNKAAQMRSRDGSELSTRDLQKIVQALPQYGEQVDKLSTHVELAGKINRIIRDTGLRDLGQLEQDLVFGDAGAKDVINFLRTNQDTNPENKLRLLMIYATVYPEKFEGDKGVKLMQLARLSPVDMKVISNMQLIAGSPENKAKSGSFSLKFDAGKTKQANRKDRSGEEETWQLFRFYPMIEELLEKLVKGDLSKSDYLCMNQSSHKEESEARTGSVRKSSAPTAVPERKATPHSMRSRRTATWARPHSSDDGYSSDSVLKSASTEFKKLGQRIFVFIIGGATRSELRVCHKLTSSLRREVVLGSTSFDDPPQYITKLKLLSEKDIQGAPAQPFKPQYW is encoded by the exons ATGTCGTTCTCCGATTCAGAGTCATCCTCTcacggaggaggaggaggagattaCAAGTTCTTTCGTCAGATCAGCCGCGATC GATTGCTCCACGAGATGCTTGGATCTACCAAAACCGGGGATTCTAAAGCTTGGAag ATACTAATAATGGATAGAGTTACGGTCAAAGTAATGTCTCAGTCTTGCAAGATGGCTGATATCACTGATCAAGGCATTTCCT TGGTAGAAGAACTTTTTAAGAGAAGGGAACCAATGCCTGGCATGGACGCTATCTACTTTATCCAACCTTCCAAAGAGAA CATTGTCATGTTTCTATCCGACATGTCTGGCCGGGAACCCTTGTACAGGAA ggcatttatctttttcagttCCACTATCCCCAAAGAATTGGTCAATCACATCAAAAGTGATTCTAGCGTTTTACCACGCATTGGTGCTTTACGCGaggtttttctcttctatgCTATCATCCCTTCCCTTTTTACCTACTCTTTTATCGCTTTTTGGTTCCTAAATTTTTTACTACTTTCTATTCAGATGAACATGGAGTATTTCCCCATAGATAATCAG GGATTTCTAACTGATCATGAGCAAGCATTGGAAACGCTCTATGCTGAAGATGCTGAGAATTCACGCCactttcatatttgtttgaatattATGGCTACTAGAATTGCTACCGTATTTGCTTCCCTCAAG GAACTACCCTTTGTTCGGTATCGAGCTGCTAAGTCCACTGCTTCGAGGGACTTGGTTCCATCAAAGCTTGCTGCTGCAATTTGGGACTGTATCTCAAAATATAAAGCCATTCCCAACTTCCCCCAGACCGAAACATGTGAGCTGCTCATTGTGGATAGATCAGTGGATCAG ATCGCTCCTATCATACACGAATGGACCTATGATGCTATGTGCCATGATTTGCTTGACATGGAGGGGAATAAACATGTCATTGAG GTTCCCAGTAAAACTGGTGGGCCTCCGGAGAAAAAGGAGATAGTGCTTGAAGATCATGATCCAGTGTGGCTTGAGCTTCGACACACACATATAGCAGAT GCTAGCGAGCGTTTGCATGAGAAAATGACCAACTTTGCTTCAAAAAACAAAGCCGCACAAATGAGATCAAG GGACGGTAGCGAGTTGTCTACACGAGATCTACAGAAAATAGTTCAGGCTTTGCCGCAATATGGAGAACAAGTTGACAAACTCTCCACTCATGTAGAG CTAGCTGgaaaaattaatagaataaTCAGAGACACAGGACTTCGGGATCTTGGGCAGCTGGAACAAGATCTTGTTTTTGGAGATGCAGGTGCCAAGGACGTTATCAACTTTCTGAGGACGAATCAG GACACAAACCCGGAAAACAAATTACGGCTTTTGATGATTTATGCAACAGTGTACCCCGAGAAGTTTGAAGGTGACAAGGGTGTGAAGCTAATGCAG CTTGCTAGATTATCACCTGTGGATATGAAGGTTATAAGCAACATGCAATTGATAGCTGGATCCCCAGAAAACAAAGCTAAGTCCGGTAGTTTCTCCCTCAAATTTGACGCTGGAAAG ACAAAACAAGCAAACAGGAAAGATCGAtctggtgaagaagaaacatggcAACTGTTCCGGTTTTATCCCATGATCGAG GAGCTGCTTGAGAAACTCGTGAAAGGCGATCTATCTAAAAGCGACTATCTATGTATGAACCAATCAAGTCATAAGGAGGAGAGTGAAGCAAGAACAGGATCTGTCAGGAAGAGTTCTGCTCCTACAGCGGTTCCAGAGAGAAAAGCCACCCCTCATTCTATGAGATCAAGACGAACTGCAACTTGGGCGCGTCCTCATTCTTCTGACGATGGATATTCCAG TGACTCAGTGTTGAAAAGTGCTTCTACGGAGTTCAAGAAGCTGGGGCAACGCATCTTTGTATTCATAATTGGTGGGGCAACTCGATCCGAG CTCCGAGTTTGCCACAAGTTGACAAGCAGTTTGAGGAGAGAAGTGGTACTAGGCTCCACTAGTTTCGATGATCCCCCACAGTACATCACG AAGCTGAAATTGCTGTCGGAAAAAGACATACAAGGGGCTCCTGCTCAGCCCTTCAAACCACAATACTGGTGA
- the SEC1A gene encoding secretory 1A (secretory 1A (SEC1A); FUNCTIONS IN: protein transporter activity; INVOLVED IN: protein secretion, vesicle-mediated transport, vesicle docking involved in exocytosis; LOCATED IN: cellular_component unknown; CONTAINS InterPro DOMAIN/s: Sec1-like protein (InterPro:IPR001619); BEST Arabidopsis thaliana protein match is: Sec1/munc18-like (SM) proteins superfamily (TAIR:AT1G12360.1).): MSFSDSESSSHGGGGGDYKFFRQISRDRLLHEMLGSTKTGDSKAWKILIMDRVTVKVMSQSCKMADITDQGISLVEELFKRREPMPGMDAIYFIQPSKENIVMFLSDMSGREPLYRKAFIFFSSTIPKELVNHIKSDSSVLPRIGALREMNMEYFPIDNQGFLTDHEQALETLYAEDAENSRHFHICLNIMATRIATVFASLKELPFVRYRAAKSTASRDLVPSKLAAAIWDCISKYKAIPNFPQTETCELLIVDRSVDQIAPIIHEWTYDAMCHDLLDMEGNKHVIEVPSKTGGPPEKKEIVLEDHDPVWLELRHTHIADASERLHEKMTNFASKNKAAQMRSRDGSELSTRDLQKIVQALPQYGEQVDKLSTHVELAGKINRIIRDTGLRDLGQLEQDLVFGDAGAKDVINFLRTNQDTNPENKLRLLMIYATVYPEKFEGDKGVKLMQLARLSPVDMKVISNMQLIAGSPENKAKSGSFSLKFDAGKTKQANRKDRSGEEETWQLFRFYPMIEELLEKLVKGDLSKSDYLCMNQSSHKEESEARTGSVRKSSAPTAVPERKATPHSMRSRRTATWALLKSASTEFKKLGQRIFVFIIGGATRSELRVCHKLTSSLRREVVLGSTSFDDPPQYITKLKLLSEKDIQGAPAQPFKPQYW, from the exons ATGTCGTTCTCCGATTCAGAGTCATCCTCTcacggaggaggaggaggagattaCAAGTTCTTTCGTCAGATCAGCCGCGATC GATTGCTCCACGAGATGCTTGGATCTACCAAAACCGGGGATTCTAAAGCTTGGAag ATACTAATAATGGATAGAGTTACGGTCAAAGTAATGTCTCAGTCTTGCAAGATGGCTGATATCACTGATCAAGGCATTTCCT TGGTAGAAGAACTTTTTAAGAGAAGGGAACCAATGCCTGGCATGGACGCTATCTACTTTATCCAACCTTCCAAAGAGAA CATTGTCATGTTTCTATCCGACATGTCTGGCCGGGAACCCTTGTACAGGAA ggcatttatctttttcagttCCACTATCCCCAAAGAATTGGTCAATCACATCAAAAGTGATTCTAGCGTTTTACCACGCATTGGTGCTTTACGCGag ATGAACATGGAGTATTTCCCCATAGATAATCAG GGATTTCTAACTGATCATGAGCAAGCATTGGAAACGCTCTATGCTGAAGATGCTGAGAATTCACGCCactttcatatttgtttgaatattATGGCTACTAGAATTGCTACCGTATTTGCTTCCCTCAAG GAACTACCCTTTGTTCGGTATCGAGCTGCTAAGTCCACTGCTTCGAGGGACTTGGTTCCATCAAAGCTTGCTGCTGCAATTTGGGACTGTATCTCAAAATATAAAGCCATTCCCAACTTCCCCCAGACCGAAACATGTGAGCTGCTCATTGTGGATAGATCAGTGGATCAG ATCGCTCCTATCATACACGAATGGACCTATGATGCTATGTGCCATGATTTGCTTGACATGGAGGGGAATAAACATGTCATTGAG GTTCCCAGTAAAACTGGTGGGCCTCCGGAGAAAAAGGAGATAGTGCTTGAAGATCATGATCCAGTGTGGCTTGAGCTTCGACACACACATATAGCAGAT GCTAGCGAGCGTTTGCATGAGAAAATGACCAACTTTGCTTCAAAAAACAAAGCCGCACAAATGAGATCAAG GGACGGTAGCGAGTTGTCTACACGAGATCTACAGAAAATAGTTCAGGCTTTGCCGCAATATGGAGAACAAGTTGACAAACTCTCCACTCATGTAGAG CTAGCTGgaaaaattaatagaataaTCAGAGACACAGGACTTCGGGATCTTGGGCAGCTGGAACAAGATCTTGTTTTTGGAGATGCAGGTGCCAAGGACGTTATCAACTTTCTGAGGACGAATCAG GACACAAACCCGGAAAACAAATTACGGCTTTTGATGATTTATGCAACAGTGTACCCCGAGAAGTTTGAAGGTGACAAGGGTGTGAAGCTAATGCAG CTTGCTAGATTATCACCTGTGGATATGAAGGTTATAAGCAACATGCAATTGATAGCTGGATCCCCAGAAAACAAAGCTAAGTCCGGTAGTTTCTCCCTCAAATTTGACGCTGGAAAG ACAAAACAAGCAAACAGGAAAGATCGAtctggtgaagaagaaacatggcAACTGTTCCGGTTTTATCCCATGATCGAG GAGCTGCTTGAGAAACTCGTGAAAGGCGATCTATCTAAAAGCGACTATCTATGTATGAACCAATCAAGTCATAAGGAGGAGAGTGAAGCAAGAACAGGATCTGTCAGGAAGAGTTCTGCTCCTACAGCGGTTCCAGAGAGAAAAGCCACCCCTCATTCTATGAGATCAAGACGAACTGCAACTTGGGCGC TGTTGAAAAGTGCTTCTACGGAGTTCAAGAAGCTGGGGCAACGCATCTTTGTATTCATAATTGGTGGGGCAACTCGATCCGAG CTCCGAGTTTGCCACAAGTTGACAAGCAGTTTGAGGAGAGAAGTGGTACTAGGCTCCACTAGTTTCGATGATCCCCCACAGTACATCACG AAGCTGAAATTGCTGTCGGAAAAAGACATACAAGGGGCTCCTGCTCAGCCCTTCAAACCACAATACTGGTGA
- the SEC1A gene encoding secretory 1A, whose translation MLGSTKTGDSKAWKILIMDRVTVKVMSQSCKMADITDQGISLVEELFKRREPMPGMDAIYFIQPSKENIVMFLSDMSGREPLYRKAFIFFSSTIPKELVNHIKSDSSVLPRIGALREMNMEYFPIDNQGFLTDHEQALETLYAEDAENSRHFHICLNIMATRIATVFASLKELPFVRYRAAKSTASRDLVPSKLAAAIWDCISKYKAIPNFPQTETCELLIVDRSVDQIAPIIHEWTYDAMCHDLLDMEGNKHVIEVPSKTGGPPEKKEIVLEDHDPVWLELRHTHIADASERLHEKMTNFASKNKAAQMRSRDGSELSTRDLQKIVQALPQYGEQVDKLSTHVELAGKINRIIRDTGLRDLGQLEQDLVFGDAGAKDVINFLRTNQDTNPENKLRLLMIYATVYPEKFEGDKGVKLMQLARLSPVDMKVISNMQLIAGSPENKAKSGSFSLKFDAGKTKQANRKDRSGEEETWQLFRFYPMIEELLEKLVKGDLSKSDYLCMNQSSHKEESEARTGSVRKSSAPTAVPERKATPHSMRSRRTATWARPHSSDDGYSSDSVLKSASTEFKKLGQRIFVFIIGGATRSELRVCHKLTSSLRREVVLGSTSFDDPPQYITKLKLLSEKDIQGAPAQPFKPQYW comes from the exons ATGCTTGGATCTACCAAAACCGGGGATTCTAAAGCTTGGAag ATACTAATAATGGATAGAGTTACGGTCAAAGTAATGTCTCAGTCTTGCAAGATGGCTGATATCACTGATCAAGGCATTTCCT TGGTAGAAGAACTTTTTAAGAGAAGGGAACCAATGCCTGGCATGGACGCTATCTACTTTATCCAACCTTCCAAAGAGAA CATTGTCATGTTTCTATCCGACATGTCTGGCCGGGAACCCTTGTACAGGAA ggcatttatctttttcagttCCACTATCCCCAAAGAATTGGTCAATCACATCAAAAGTGATTCTAGCGTTTTACCACGCATTGGTGCTTTACGCGag ATGAACATGGAGTATTTCCCCATAGATAATCAG GGATTTCTAACTGATCATGAGCAAGCATTGGAAACGCTCTATGCTGAAGATGCTGAGAATTCACGCCactttcatatttgtttgaatattATGGCTACTAGAATTGCTACCGTATTTGCTTCCCTCAAG GAACTACCCTTTGTTCGGTATCGAGCTGCTAAGTCCACTGCTTCGAGGGACTTGGTTCCATCAAAGCTTGCTGCTGCAATTTGGGACTGTATCTCAAAATATAAAGCCATTCCCAACTTCCCCCAGACCGAAACATGTGAGCTGCTCATTGTGGATAGATCAGTGGATCAG ATCGCTCCTATCATACACGAATGGACCTATGATGCTATGTGCCATGATTTGCTTGACATGGAGGGGAATAAACATGTCATTGAG GTTCCCAGTAAAACTGGTGGGCCTCCGGAGAAAAAGGAGATAGTGCTTGAAGATCATGATCCAGTGTGGCTTGAGCTTCGACACACACATATAGCAGAT GCTAGCGAGCGTTTGCATGAGAAAATGACCAACTTTGCTTCAAAAAACAAAGCCGCACAAATGAGATCAAG GGACGGTAGCGAGTTGTCTACACGAGATCTACAGAAAATAGTTCAGGCTTTGCCGCAATATGGAGAACAAGTTGACAAACTCTCCACTCATGTAGAG CTAGCTGgaaaaattaatagaataaTCAGAGACACAGGACTTCGGGATCTTGGGCAGCTGGAACAAGATCTTGTTTTTGGAGATGCAGGTGCCAAGGACGTTATCAACTTTCTGAGGACGAATCAG GACACAAACCCGGAAAACAAATTACGGCTTTTGATGATTTATGCAACAGTGTACCCCGAGAAGTTTGAAGGTGACAAGGGTGTGAAGCTAATGCAG CTTGCTAGATTATCACCTGTGGATATGAAGGTTATAAGCAACATGCAATTGATAGCTGGATCCCCAGAAAACAAAGCTAAGTCCGGTAGTTTCTCCCTCAAATTTGACGCTGGAAAG ACAAAACAAGCAAACAGGAAAGATCGAtctggtgaagaagaaacatggcAACTGTTCCGGTTTTATCCCATGATCGAG GAGCTGCTTGAGAAACTCGTGAAAGGCGATCTATCTAAAAGCGACTATCTATGTATGAACCAATCAAGTCATAAGGAGGAGAGTGAAGCAAGAACAGGATCTGTCAGGAAGAGTTCTGCTCCTACAGCGGTTCCAGAGAGAAAAGCCACCCCTCATTCTATGAGATCAAGACGAACTGCAACTTGGGCGCGTCCTCATTCTTCTGACGATGGATATTCCAG TGACTCAGTGTTGAAAAGTGCTTCTACGGAGTTCAAGAAGCTGGGGCAACGCATCTTTGTATTCATAATTGGTGGGGCAACTCGATCCGAG CTCCGAGTTTGCCACAAGTTGACAAGCAGTTTGAGGAGAGAAGTGGTACTAGGCTCCACTAGTTTCGATGATCCCCCACAGTACATCACG AAGCTGAAATTGCTGTCGGAAAAAGACATACAAGGGGCTCCTGCTCAGCCCTTCAAACCACAATACTGGTGA